The DNA window ACGAGTTTTAATCTCTGGGATCTCGGTGTAAGCTATTGCAACACCAAATATTTAGGAGAAAGGGAGGTTTATAAAGGAATAGATAAAGGATTAGATGCGGTAATTATTTGCCCAGCCTCAATGTACGGTCCTGGAGATATAAGAAGAATTAAGGAAGATCCAATTTATCCTAGAGGAATCTTTAGTTTATTTTATATAAAAGGAGGATTAGCAACTGTTGATGTTGAGGATGTGGTTGAAGGTGAAATTTTGGCCTGGAAAAAAGGAAAATCAGGTCAAAGATATTTATTAGTGGGGGAAAACCTGAGCTTTTTTGAAATTAGGAAAACAATTTCTGAAGTTTTAGGAAAAAGGCCACCTAGAATTCGTCTTCCCTACCCAATTTTTTTAACAATTGCCCATATCTCAAATTGGTTATCTTTTTTAACTAAAAGAAAACCAAAGATTACTCCGGCCAGGGCTCGTTTCAATAAAATTTATTTTTATTTTTCAGCAAAAAAAGCCAAAAAAGAACTGGGAATAAAATTTAGACCCTTTCGGGAATCAATTGAGAGGGCAGTGGATTGGTATAAAAAACACGGCTATTTGTAGAATATTTTCAAAAGGTGGGTTGGCAGAATGGTAATGCGCTGGCTTCGAAAACCAGTGGGGTTTAATCCTTTGTAGGTTCGAATCCTACACCCACCGCAGTTTTATGTTTAATTTTTTTAAAAAAAGAAAAAAAGAGCCAAAAAATTTCAAAGAGATTTTAGTTTATCTCAAGGATTTAGAAAAGAATTTTGAGAAGCTTTCTGAAGAATTAGAAAAATTGAAAAAAGAAAGCGAATTTTCTTTACAAAAAGTAGGAATAGTAAGATTTAATCCTTTCTCTGGAGTTGGTGGTGATCAGAGTTTCTCTGTGGCTTTACTTGATAAAAGTAATACCGGAGTGGTTGTCACCAGTATTTATGGTCGGGAAGGAAACCGAGTTTATGCTAAATCCATTGAAAAAGGCAATTCCCAACATCCTCTTTCTGACGAGGAAAAAGAGGCTATAGAAAGAGCGATAAAAAGTTAATAAAAATGAGGAGTCAGATAATAAAGATTAACAATCTATTTTTTATGGCTAAAAAAAAGGAAAATTTAACCCGCCTGCCAGTATCTTCGATGCAAGCCGATGACGGACAGGTGTCTCGAGCTCCGGTGGTGGTAGTTTTAGGACATATTGATCATGGCAAGACAAGTTTACTTGACCGGATAAGGAAAACCCATATAGCTGAAAAAGAATCAGGCGGCATTACTCAACATGTTGGAGCCTATGAAATTGAGTACCAAGATAAAAAGATTACCTTTATTGATACCCCTGGTCATGAGGCTTTTTCGGCTATGAGATCTCGAGGAGCTAAAGTAGCTGATATCTCAATTTTAGTAATTGATGGTTGTAAGGGGGTAAAAGCTCAGACCAAAGAGGCTATTTCTCATATAAAAAAATCTCAAATTCTAATGATTGTAGCTATAAATAAAATAGATAAGCCTGAAGCTGATCCAGGAAAAGTTAAAAGAGAATTAGCAAAAGAAAATATTTTAGTTGAATCAATGGGAGGAAAAATCCCTTCGGTTGAGGTTTCAGCTAAAACTGGAAAAGGAGTCAAAGACCTTCTGGAATTAATATCGCTATTAGCTGAAATGGAAAATCTCAAAGGAGATATCTCAAAACCGGCCGAGGGAGTAGTAATCGAGTCTTATTTAGATGATTTGCGAGGCCCAACCGCTACTTTACTTTTAAGAGACGGAGTTTTAAAAATTAGTGATATTGTTGGAACTTTTTCAACTTTTGGTAAAACTAGGATTTTAGAAAATTTCCAAGGCCAGCCAATCAAAACTGCTCTACCTTCAATGCCAGTTATTTTGCTCGGTTTTGAAAATGTCCCCCTGGTTGGAGAAAAATTTAGGGTTTTTGATGAAATTCAGTCAGCTAAAGATTATCTTCAGAAACCGGAAAAGAGAAAAGCTGGAAGGGTATTTTTTATTGAACCTGGTAAAAAAGTTTTAAATTTAATTTTGAAAACTGATGTTTTAGGATCGATTGAGGCGATCGAGGAAGTTTTAAAAAATCTTCCTCAAGAAAATGTTATTCTAAGGATTTTAAAAGCTGAAGCTGGAGATATCAACGAGTCTGATGTTAAGTTAGCTAAATCAGCCAGGGCAAAGATTTTAGGTTTTCGGGTAAAAACAAATCCGATTGCTCAAAATTTAGCTGAAAGAGAAAGAATTAAAATAATGGGGTTTGATATAATTTACGATTTAGTCCAGGGAATCCGTCAGGTCATGGAACGTTTAATTAAACCAGAATTAGTAAGAGAAAACTTAGGAAAAGTAAAAATTTTAGTAATTTTTCGGACTGAAAAAAATCGCCAGATTGTAGGTGGAAAAGTTATTGAGGGAGAAGTCAAGAAGGGAGTTTTAATTGAAATCTTTAGACCCGCTTCGCCCGCAAAGCGAGGCGAGAAAGAAGAAAAAATTGGCCAGGGCAAGTTGATTTCTCTTCAAAAAAATAAAAGAGATATTGAAAGGGCTATTAAAGGAGAGGAATGTGGGATATTATATGAGGGGCCAGAAAAAATTGAGGAAGGTGATGTTTTGCTAATATATATTGAGGAAAAGAGAAAAAGAGAGCTGTAAAGTTTAAATTTTCTTCACTTTTTTGTCCAAACGCATCCAAAAAGTTAATGAACTCCTAAAAAGGGAATTAAGCCAGATCCTTCTCAGGGAAGCTGAGTTCCCTCAAAATACTTTAGTTACCATAACTCGAGTTGAGGCTTCAGTTGACTTAAGAGAGGCTAAGGTATTCTTTAGTGTAATACCAGAAAGCCAGATTAAAGAAATTTTACAAATTTTAAATCGAGAAATTTACAAATTTCAGCAAAAAATTAACAAAAGATTGAAAATGAGACCGGTTCCTAAAATAAAATTCTTTAAAGAAATAAAAACCAGTGAAGCAGCTAGGGTTGAGGAAATTTTAGAAAAAATAAAAAAATTTGAAAAAAAAATTTAAATTGATAGAATAAATTAGTGGCCTGGTAGCCAAGTAGCAAAGGCAACTCTCTGCAAAAGAGTTATACGTGGGTGCAATTCCCGCCCAGGCCTCAGCTTAAACGTTGGCGGGTGAGCAAAATTGCTATAGGCAAATGCAAATCTCGCCATAGCCTCAAAATCTGCCGCGGTGCTGGAATTGGTTTACAGGACAGACTTAAAATCTGTTGGGTATATTTACCCGTGTGGGTTCGAGTCCCACCCGCGGCACATAAAAAACCGCGCCATATGGCGCGGTTTTTTTCTTTAATAACCTTAGCCTTCCAATATTTCAATATAAGTTCTTTTCGCTCCAAAA is part of the Patescibacteria group bacterium genome and encodes:
- a CDS encoding SDR family oxidoreductase, producing MKILVTGATGFLGHHLTKRLVKDGFNVRIFKEKSAPMDLLEGLKLEVVEGDIRDFEAVKRAVKECEVVFHLAGLISYWDRLNSLQYQINVDGTRNIVLACLKEGVSRLIHTSSTVAVGIEPGGKLANEETSFNLWDLGVSYCNTKYLGEREVYKGIDKGLDAVIICPASMYGPGDIRRIKEDPIYPRGIFSLFYIKGGLATVDVEDVVEGEILAWKKGKSGQRYLLVGENLSFFEIRKTISEVLGKRPPRIRLPYPIFLTIAHISNWLSFLTKRKPKITPARARFNKIYFYFSAKKAKKELGIKFRPFRESIERAVDWYKKHGYL
- a CDS encoding DUF4446 family protein; this encodes MFNFFKKRKKEPKNFKEILVYLKDLEKNFEKLSEELEKLKKESEFSLQKVGIVRFNPFSGVGGDQSFSVALLDKSNTGVVVTSIYGREGNRVYAKSIEKGNSQHPLSDEEKEAIERAIKS
- the infB gene encoding translation initiation factor IF-2; protein product: MAKKKENLTRLPVSSMQADDGQVSRAPVVVVLGHIDHGKTSLLDRIRKTHIAEKESGGITQHVGAYEIEYQDKKITFIDTPGHEAFSAMRSRGAKVADISILVIDGCKGVKAQTKEAISHIKKSQILMIVAINKIDKPEADPGKVKRELAKENILVESMGGKIPSVEVSAKTGKGVKDLLELISLLAEMENLKGDISKPAEGVVIESYLDDLRGPTATLLLRDGVLKISDIVGTFSTFGKTRILENFQGQPIKTALPSMPVILLGFENVPLVGEKFRVFDEIQSAKDYLQKPEKRKAGRVFFIEPGKKVLNLILKTDVLGSIEAIEEVLKNLPQENVILRILKAEAGDINESDVKLAKSARAKILGFRVKTNPIAQNLAERERIKIMGFDIIYDLVQGIRQVMERLIKPELVRENLGKVKILVIFRTEKNRQIVGGKVIEGEVKKGVLIEIFRPASPAKRGEKEEKIGQGKLISLQKNKRDIERAIKGEECGILYEGPEKIEEGDVLLIYIEEKRKREL
- the rbfA gene encoding 30S ribosome-binding factor RbfA produces the protein MSKRIQKVNELLKRELSQILLREAEFPQNTLVTITRVEASVDLREAKVFFSVIPESQIKEILQILNREIYKFQQKINKRLKMRPVPKIKFFKEIKTSEAARVEEILEKIKKFEKKI